Proteins encoded within one genomic window of Ideonella dechloratans:
- a CDS encoding efflux RND transporter permease subunit, with the protein MRSRFFIDRPIFAWVIALFIVVIGAAAITRLPVAQYPTVAPPSIVISTAYPGASAQVLEDSVLSVIEQELNGAPGLIYMESSADANGSGTITVTFEPGTDVSIAQIEVQNRLSRATPRLPAAVTQQGVRIDKARSNFLLFVMMTSKNPAYDPVALGDYAARNIQPELLRIPGVGQAQLFGTERSMRIWVDPAKLVGYGLSTADVNAAIAAQNLQVSAGSIGALPADKGQTIYATINVNGQLHTVDDFGKIIVRANTDGSTVRLKDVARIEVGGQAYTSSSRLNGVTASGIGIQQSPGGNALATAEAIKQRMAELQKYMPEGVSYDIPYDSSKFVKISIEEVVKTLIEAIALVFIVMLVFLQNIRYTLIPTIVVPVALTGTFSVMLALGFSINVLTLFGMVLAIGILVDDAIVVVENVERIMAEEGLSPHDATIKAMGQITGAIIGITVVLVSVFLPMAFFSGSVGNIYRQFSLSMAVSILFSAFLALTLTPALCATLLKPVSEDHHEKGGFFGWFNRRFKRTAKGYEGLVARVLPRAGRYLVIYVAIVGAVGFLYTKLPTSFLPNEDQGYLIVNIQLPPGASQTRTASVVSQVEQFFLHQPEVDKVVGVLGFSFAGSGQNAALAFVPLKPWEERKGPQHSAQALAGRAFGALMGIRDAFIFPLSPPPIPELGTATGFSFRLQDRSGQGHEALLAARNQLLGMAMQSKVLAGVRPDGLEDAPQLQLDIDRERAAALGVSFNTIGSVLSTALGSTYVNDFPNAGRLQRVVVQAEASARMTPEDILRLYVPNSKGQQVPLSAFASTRWVNGPIQTIRYNGYPAMKIAGDAAPGYSTGDAMNEMEKLASQLPPGFGFEWTGQSREEKLSGSQAIYLMAFSMLAVFLCLAALYESWSIPVAVLLVVPLGVLGSLCGVWLRGMPNDVYFKVGLITIIGLSAKNAILIIEFAKDLQAEGKSLLKATLEACHLRFRPIIMTSFAFILGVLPLAISSGAGSASQRAIGTGVMGGMITATVLAVFMVPVFYVVIRRLFKGGHVSGHNTMISSEKTESAVGGMLPGEEDR; encoded by the coding sequence ATGCGATCCCGTTTCTTCATCGACCGGCCCATCTTCGCGTGGGTCATCGCGCTGTTCATCGTCGTGATCGGGGCGGCGGCCATCACCCGGCTGCCCGTGGCCCAGTACCCGACGGTGGCGCCGCCTTCCATCGTCATCTCCACGGCCTACCCCGGCGCCTCCGCCCAGGTGCTGGAGGACAGCGTGCTGTCCGTCATCGAGCAGGAGCTCAACGGCGCGCCCGGCCTGATCTACATGGAGTCCAGCGCCGACGCCAACGGCTCGGGCACCATCACCGTCACCTTCGAGCCGGGCACCGATGTCTCCATCGCCCAGATCGAGGTGCAGAACCGGTTGAGCCGGGCCACGCCACGGCTGCCCGCGGCCGTGACGCAGCAGGGGGTGCGCATCGACAAGGCGCGCTCGAACTTCCTGCTGTTCGTGATGATGACGTCCAAGAACCCGGCCTACGACCCCGTGGCCCTGGGTGACTATGCGGCGCGCAACATCCAGCCCGAGCTGCTGCGCATCCCCGGCGTGGGCCAGGCCCAGCTGTTCGGCACCGAGCGTTCAATGCGCATCTGGGTCGACCCGGCCAAGCTGGTGGGCTACGGCCTGTCCACGGCCGACGTCAATGCCGCCATCGCGGCGCAGAACCTGCAGGTTTCGGCCGGCAGCATCGGCGCGCTGCCCGCGGACAAGGGCCAGACGATCTACGCGACGATCAACGTCAATGGCCAGCTGCACACGGTCGATGACTTCGGCAAGATCATCGTGCGGGCCAATACCGACGGTTCCACGGTGCGTCTGAAGGATGTGGCGCGCATCGAAGTCGGCGGCCAGGCCTACACCAGCTCCTCGCGCCTGAACGGCGTGACGGCCTCGGGCATCGGCATCCAACAGTCGCCGGGTGGCAACGCGCTGGCGACCGCCGAGGCCATCAAGCAGCGCATGGCCGAGCTGCAGAAGTACATGCCGGAAGGCGTGAGCTACGACATCCCCTACGACAGTTCCAAGTTCGTCAAGATCTCGATCGAAGAGGTCGTCAAGACGCTGATCGAAGCCATCGCGCTGGTGTTCATCGTGATGCTGGTGTTCCTGCAGAACATCCGCTACACGCTGATCCCGACCATCGTGGTGCCGGTGGCGCTGACGGGCACCTTCTCGGTGATGCTGGCGCTGGGCTTCTCGATCAACGTGCTGACGCTGTTCGGCATGGTGCTGGCCATCGGCATCCTGGTGGACGACGCCATCGTGGTGGTCGAGAACGTCGAGCGCATCATGGCCGAGGAAGGCCTGTCGCCGCACGATGCGACGATCAAGGCGATGGGTCAGATCACCGGCGCCATCATCGGCATCACCGTGGTGCTGGTGTCGGTGTTCCTGCCCATGGCCTTCTTCAGCGGCTCGGTGGGCAACATCTACCGCCAGTTCTCGCTGTCCATGGCGGTGTCCATCCTGTTCTCGGCCTTCCTGGCCCTGACGCTGACGCCGGCCCTGTGCGCCACGCTGCTCAAGCCGGTGTCCGAGGATCACCATGAGAAGGGCGGCTTCTTCGGCTGGTTCAACCGCCGCTTCAAGCGCACGGCCAAGGGCTACGAGGGCCTGGTGGCGCGGGTGCTGCCACGCGCCGGCCGCTACCTGGTGATCTACGTCGCCATCGTCGGCGCGGTGGGCTTCCTCTACACCAAGCTGCCGACCTCCTTCCTGCCCAACGAGGACCAGGGCTACCTGATCGTCAACATCCAGTTGCCGCCCGGGGCCTCGCAGACGCGCACCGCCTCGGTGGTGAGCCAGGTGGAGCAGTTCTTCCTGCACCAGCCCGAGGTGGACAAGGTGGTGGGCGTGCTGGGCTTCTCGTTCGCCGGCTCCGGCCAGAACGCGGCCCTGGCCTTCGTGCCGCTCAAGCCCTGGGAGGAGCGCAAGGGTCCCCAGCACTCGGCCCAGGCCCTGGCCGGCCGGGCCTTCGGGGCGCTGATGGGCATCCGCGATGCCTTCATCTTCCCGCTCAGCCCGCCGCCCATCCCCGAGCTGGGCACGGCCACCGGCTTCAGCTTCCGGCTGCAGGACCGTTCCGGCCAGGGCCATGAGGCCCTGCTGGCCGCGCGCAACCAGCTGCTGGGCATGGCCATGCAGAGCAAGGTGCTGGCCGGCGTGCGCCCGGACGGCCTGGAAGACGCGCCCCAGCTGCAGCTGGACATCGACCGCGAGCGTGCTGCGGCCCTGGGCGTGTCCTTCAACACCATTGGCTCGGTGCTGTCCACCGCGCTGGGCTCCACCTACGTGAACGACTTCCCCAATGCGGGCCGTCTGCAGCGGGTGGTGGTGCAGGCCGAGGCTTCCGCCCGCATGACGCCGGAGGACATCCTGCGGCTCTACGTGCCCAACAGCAAGGGTCAGCAGGTGCCGCTGTCGGCCTTCGCCTCGACCCGCTGGGTCAACGGCCCCATCCAGACCATCCGCTACAACGGCTACCCCGCGATGAAGATCGCCGGTGACGCCGCGCCGGGCTATTCCACCGGTGACGCGATGAACGAGATGGAGAAGCTGGCCAGCCAGCTGCCGCCGGGCTTCGGTTTCGAGTGGACCGGCCAGTCGCGTGAGGAAAAGCTCTCCGGCTCGCAGGCCATCTACCTGATGGCCTTCTCGATGCTGGCGGTCTTCCTGTGCCTGGCTGCGCTGTACGAGAGCTGGAGCATCCCGGTGGCCGTGCTGCTGGTGGTGCCGCTGGGCGTGCTGGGCTCGCTGTGCGGCGTCTGGCTGCGCGGCATGCCCAATGACGTGTACTTCAAGGTCGGCCTGATCACCATCATCGGCCTGTCCGCGAAGAACGCCATCCTGATCATCGAGTTCGCCAAGGACCTGCAGGCCGAGGGCAAGAGCCTGCTCAAGGCCACGCTGGAAGCCTGCCATCTGCGCTTCCGCCCGATCATCATGACCTCCTTCGCCTTCATCCTGGGCGTGCTGCCGCTGGCCATTTCCAGCGGTGCCGGCTCGGCCAGCCAGCGGGCGATCGGCACGGGTGTGATGGGCGGCATGATCACGGCCACGGTGCTGGCCGTGTTCATGGTGCCGGTGTTCTACGTGGTGATCCGCCGGCTGTTCAAGGGCGGCCATGTCAGCGGCCACAACACGATGATCTCTTCGGAGAAGACTGAAAGCGCCGTGGGCGGCATGCTGCCCGGCGAGGAGGACCGCTGA
- a CDS encoding efflux transporter outer membrane subunit, with protein MIRRLTMTLTPLALSLGLAGCLNLAPDYQRPALPVPATLPAAPAAPSSAPAALPGWRELVRDERLRQVVNRALTQNRDLRVAVLNVERSRAQLRITDADRWPALSVGLTGQRAPNSGGKEANTFTGGLQLASYELDLFGRLRNNSDAASATLLGNVAAARSARLSLVTATATAWLTLAADEEQLRLAQRTLATRDETLRLVRLQADVGAASELDLRGVQTLSAQARATVAQLQRQRDADLNALNLLVGEALPPELLPGAMAATDAHWLADVPAFASSDLLLGRPDLMQAEQSLVAANANIGAARAALFPAITLSGSYGVVSDSLSGLIHDGVTASTISGSVLLSIFDAGRRQANVKVAEVNRDIAVAQYEKAVQTAFSEAATALQGQAQWRTQVQAQSGLLEAERERYRLTKLKYDVGAASQLDYLDIERSLASAEQALVQVRLGELLNRLSLYKALGGEERGAPLSAEAPASSAEPS; from the coding sequence ATGATCCGGCGTCTGACGATGACCCTGACCCCGCTGGCCCTGAGCCTGGGCCTGGCGGGCTGCCTGAACCTGGCGCCGGACTACCAGCGCCCGGCGCTGCCGGTGCCGGCCACGCTGCCGGCGGCCCCGGCGGCCCCGTCGTCCGCGCCGGCCGCCCTGCCGGGCTGGCGCGAGCTGGTGCGCGACGAACGCTTGCGCCAGGTGGTCAACCGCGCGCTGACCCAGAACCGGGACCTGCGGGTGGCGGTGCTGAACGTGGAGCGCAGCCGGGCCCAGCTGCGCATCACCGATGCGGACCGCTGGCCGGCCCTGAGCGTGGGCCTGACCGGCCAGCGCGCGCCCAACAGCGGCGGCAAGGAGGCCAACACTTTCACCGGCGGGCTGCAGCTGGCTTCCTATGAGCTGGACCTGTTCGGCCGGCTGCGCAACAACAGCGATGCCGCCAGCGCCACCCTGCTCGGCAACGTGGCAGCGGCCCGTTCGGCCCGGCTGTCGCTGGTGACGGCCACCGCCACCGCCTGGCTGACCCTGGCGGCCGACGAGGAGCAGCTGCGTCTGGCCCAGCGCACGCTGGCCACGCGGGACGAAACCCTGCGGCTGGTCCGTTTGCAGGCCGACGTGGGGGCGGCTTCCGAGCTGGACCTGCGCGGCGTGCAGACCCTGTCGGCCCAGGCCCGCGCCACGGTGGCCCAGCTGCAGCGTCAGCGCGACGCCGACCTGAACGCCCTGAACCTGCTGGTGGGCGAGGCCCTGCCGCCCGAGCTGCTGCCCGGCGCGATGGCGGCCACCGACGCGCACTGGCTGGCCGATGTGCCCGCCTTTGCGTCCTCCGATCTGCTGCTGGGCCGTCCGGATCTGATGCAGGCCGAGCAGAGCCTGGTGGCGGCCAACGCCAACATCGGTGCCGCGCGCGCCGCGCTGTTCCCGGCCATCACCCTCAGCGGCAGCTACGGCGTGGTCAGCGACAGCCTGTCCGGCCTGATCCACGACGGGGTGACGGCCTCGACGATCAGCGGCTCGGTGCTGCTGAGCATCTTCGACGCGGGCCGCCGTCAGGCCAACGTCAAGGTGGCCGAGGTCAACCGCGACATCGCAGTGGCCCAGTACGAGAAGGCGGTGCAGACCGCCTTCAGCGAGGCGGCCACCGCGCTGCAGGGCCAGGCCCAGTGGCGCACCCAGGTGCAGGCCCAGAGCGGCTTGCTGGAGGCCGAGCGCGAGCGCTACCGCCTGACCAAGCTGAAGTACGACGTGGGTGCGGCCAGCCAGCTGGACTACCTGGACATCGAGCGTTCGCTCGCCAGTGCCGAGCAGGCCCTGGTCCAGGTGCGCCTGGGCGAACTGCTCAACCGCCTGAGCCTGTACAAGGCCCTGGGCGGCGAGGAGCGGGGTGCCCCGCTGAGCGCGGAAGCCCCGGCCAGTTCGGCCGAGCCGTCCTGA
- a CDS encoding autorepressor SdpR family transcription factor — MDKIFKALSDPTRRRILQLLRERDMTAGELADRFTLGKSTLSAHFQVLRDAELVTSTKSGTSITYRLNLSVLEEALLGFADLFGLARPRGGAAPSGEGGEASHG, encoded by the coding sequence ATGGACAAGATCTTCAAAGCCCTGAGCGATCCGACGCGGCGGCGCATCCTGCAGCTGCTGCGCGAGCGCGACATGACCGCCGGCGAGTTGGCGGACCGCTTCACCCTGGGCAAGTCCACCTTGTCCGCCCATTTCCAGGTGCTGCGTGATGCCGAGCTGGTGACCTCCACCAAGTCCGGCACCAGCATCACCTACCGGCTCAACCTGTCGGTGCTGGAAGAAGCGTTGCTGGGCTTTGCCGACCTGTTCGGCCTGGCCCGCCCGCGCGGCGGGGCGGCGCCCTCGGGCGAGGGTGGTGAGGCGTCCCATGGCTGA
- a CDS encoding SdpI family protein has protein sequence MAETLARHAQQGLLLANAAVGAWAWARLPADAQVPIHFGPDGQADGWAAPLPGLLWLPALALLLHGLRRILPQLDPRGDHLRQSAPALDAIWLTLLGFLAGLQVFVVLQTLGWIGPLPQWPVWALAALLAGIGNVLGKLRSNFFVGIRTPWTLSSERVWDRTHRWAGRVFVAGAALLAALAWAMPRSPALLPLTVAVLVLISLAPVLQSWRLWRAAQAGSADQ, from the coding sequence ATGGCTGAGACGCTGGCCCGCCACGCCCAGCAGGGGCTGCTGCTGGCCAACGCGGCCGTGGGCGCCTGGGCCTGGGCCCGGCTGCCGGCCGACGCGCAGGTGCCCATCCACTTCGGGCCGGACGGCCAGGCGGATGGGTGGGCGGCGCCGCTGCCCGGCCTGCTGTGGCTGCCCGCGCTGGCGCTGCTGCTCCATGGCTTGCGCCGGATCCTGCCGCAGCTCGATCCGCGCGGCGACCACCTGCGGCAGTCCGCGCCGGCGCTGGATGCGATCTGGCTCACCCTGCTGGGCTTCCTGGCGGGGCTGCAGGTCTTCGTCGTGTTGCAGACCCTGGGGTGGATCGGGCCGCTGCCGCAATGGCCGGTCTGGGCTCTGGCCGCTCTGTTGGCCGGCATCGGCAATGTGCTGGGCAAGCTGCGCTCCAACTTCTTCGTCGGCATCCGCACACCCTGGACGCTCAGCAGCGAGCGGGTGTGGGACCGGACGCACCGCTGGGCGGGTCGCGTCTTCGTGGCAGGGGCGGCGCTGCTGGCCGCCCTGGCCTGGGCCATGCCCCGCTCACCCGCCCTGCTTCCCCTGACGGTGGCCGTGCTGGTGCTGATCAGCCTGGCGCCGGTGCTGCAGTCCTGGCGGCTGTGGCGTGCCGCACAGGCCGGTTCGGCGGATCAGTAG
- the ruvC gene encoding crossover junction endodeoxyribonuclease RuvC → MTRVIGIDPGLQCTGFGVVQKDGSQLQYVASGTIRTTSGIALGDLPGRLKMIFEGVQEVVRRYEPDQASCEIVFVNVNPQSTLLLGQARGAAITALATCGLPVNEYTALQMKKSVVGHGHARKDQIQEMVKRLLNLPGLPSKDAADALGLAITHVHAGGSFAAMAQATTLNRRTHAQFKGGRTY, encoded by the coding sequence ATGACCCGCGTGATCGGCATTGACCCTGGCCTGCAGTGCACCGGCTTCGGCGTCGTCCAGAAGGACGGCAGCCAGCTGCAGTACGTGGCCAGCGGCACCATCCGCACCACCAGCGGCATCGCGCTGGGCGATCTGCCGGGCCGGCTGAAGATGATCTTCGAGGGCGTGCAGGAGGTGGTGCGGCGCTACGAACCCGACCAGGCCTCCTGCGAGATCGTCTTCGTCAACGTGAACCCGCAGAGCACGCTGCTGCTGGGCCAGGCCCGGGGCGCGGCCATCACCGCGCTGGCCACCTGCGGCCTGCCGGTCAACGAGTACACCGCGCTGCAGATGAAGAAGTCGGTGGTGGGCCACGGCCATGCGCGCAAGGACCAGATCCAGGAGATGGTCAAGCGCCTGCTGAACCTGCCCGGCCTGCCCAGCAAGGACGCGGCCGACGCGCTGGGGCTGGCCATCACCCATGTGCACGCCGGCGGCTCCTTCGCCGCCATGGCCCAGGCCACCACCCTGAACCGCCGCACCCACGCCCAGTTCAAGGGCGGGCGGACCTACTGA
- the purH gene encoding bifunctional phosphoribosylaminoimidazolecarboxamide formyltransferase/IMP cyclohydrolase, giving the protein MALTALLSVSDKTGIVEFAQALHGHGIRLLSTGGTAKLLAQAGLPVTEVSEITGFPEMLDGRVKTLHPRVHGGLLARRDVPEHMAALKEHGIGTIDLLIINLYPFAKATAKADCTLEDAIENIDIGGPAMLRAAAKNWQDVGVVIDPTDYPQVLAELTDSQGTALTRKTKFMLAKKVFSHTAAYDGMISNYLTSLEAGSEEKTAEVPKREEYPAVFNLQLHKVQGMRYGENPHQSAAFYKEAQVAEGLLAGWTQIQGKELSFNNIADADAAWECVKAFDVPACVIVKHANPCGVAVGATLLEAYEKALKTDPTSAFGGIIAFNRPLDADVVEKINANKHFVEVAIAPVITPAARAAYASKINVRLLEVPVSRAVNALDMKRVGGGMLLQSADNIDVVGELKVVTKVQPTAQQMEDLKFAWTVARFVKSNAIVFCKDGMTFGVGAGQMSRLDSARIASIKAQAAGLSLSGTAVASDAFFPFRDGLDVVVDAGATCVIHPGGSMRDEEVIAAADERGIAMVLTGTRHFRH; this is encoded by the coding sequence ATGGCCCTCACCGCCCTGCTCTCGGTCTCCGACAAGACCGGCATCGTCGAATTCGCCCAGGCCCTGCACGGCCACGGCATCCGCCTGCTGTCCACCGGCGGCACCGCCAAGCTGCTGGCCCAGGCCGGCCTGCCGGTCACCGAGGTCAGCGAGATCACCGGCTTCCCGGAGATGCTCGACGGCCGCGTCAAGACCCTGCACCCGCGCGTGCACGGCGGCCTGCTGGCTCGCCGCGATGTGCCCGAGCACATGGCCGCGCTCAAGGAGCACGGCATCGGCACGATCGACCTGCTGATCATCAACCTCTACCCCTTCGCCAAGGCCACCGCCAAGGCCGATTGCACGCTTGAAGACGCGATCGAGAACATCGACATCGGCGGCCCGGCCATGCTGCGCGCCGCGGCCAAGAACTGGCAGGACGTGGGCGTGGTGATCGACCCGACCGACTACCCGCAGGTGCTGGCCGAGCTGACCGACTCCCAGGGCACGGCCCTGACCCGCAAGACCAAGTTCATGCTGGCCAAGAAGGTGTTCTCGCACACCGCCGCCTACGACGGCATGATCAGCAACTACCTGACCTCGCTGGAAGCCGGCTCCGAAGAGAAGACCGCCGAGGTCCCCAAGCGCGAGGAATACCCTGCCGTCTTCAACCTGCAGCTGCACAAGGTGCAGGGCATGCGTTACGGCGAGAACCCGCACCAGTCGGCCGCCTTCTACAAGGAAGCCCAGGTGGCCGAGGGCCTGCTGGCCGGCTGGACCCAGATCCAGGGCAAGGAACTGTCCTTCAACAACATCGCCGATGCCGACGCCGCCTGGGAATGCGTCAAGGCCTTCGACGTGCCGGCCTGCGTGATCGTCAAGCATGCCAACCCCTGCGGCGTGGCCGTGGGCGCCACGCTGCTGGAAGCCTATGAGAAGGCCCTGAAGACCGACCCGACCAGCGCCTTCGGCGGCATCATCGCCTTCAACCGTCCGCTGGACGCCGACGTGGTCGAGAAGATCAATGCGAACAAGCACTTCGTCGAAGTGGCGATCGCCCCGGTCATCACGCCGGCCGCCCGCGCGGCCTACGCCAGCAAGATCAATGTGCGCCTGCTCGAAGTGCCGGTGAGCCGTGCCGTCAACGCGCTGGACATGAAGCGCGTGGGTGGCGGCATGCTGCTGCAGTCGGCCGACAACATCGACGTGGTCGGTGAGCTGAAGGTGGTCACGAAGGTGCAGCCCACCGCCCAGCAGATGGAGGACCTGAAGTTCGCCTGGACCGTGGCGCGCTTCGTCAAGTCCAACGCCATCGTGTTCTGCAAGGACGGCATGACCTTCGGTGTCGGCGCCGGCCAGATGAGCCGCCTGGATTCGGCCCGCATCGCCAGCATCAAGGCCCAGGCCGCCGGCCTGAGCCTGTCGGGCACGGCGGTGGCCAGCGACGCCTTCTTCCCGTTCCGCGACGGCCTGGACGTGGTGGTGGATGCGGGCGCGACCTGCGTCATCCATCCGGGTGGCTCGATGCGCGACGAGGAAGTCATCGCCGCAGCCGACGAGCGCGGCATCGCGATGGTGCTGACCGGCACCCGTCACTTCCGCCATTGA
- a CDS encoding Fis family transcriptional regulator gives MSKNNDIDACVRETLDQYFKDLRGAEPHSLHDMVIRTVEKPLLEVVMQQADGNQSKAAEWLGINRNTLRRKLVEHKLIK, from the coding sequence ATGAGCAAGAACAACGACATCGATGCCTGCGTCCGCGAGACGCTGGACCAGTACTTCAAGGACCTGCGCGGCGCAGAGCCGCATTCGCTGCACGACATGGTCATCCGCACGGTCGAGAAGCCGCTGCTGGAAGTCGTGATGCAACAGGCCGACGGCAACCAGAGCAAGGCTGCCGAGTGGCTGGGCATCAACCGCAACACCTTGCGCCGCAAGCTGGTCGAGCACAAGCTGATCAAGTGA
- the dusB gene encoding tRNA dihydrouridine synthase DusB, with translation MRIGPHELPNHLFVAPMAGVTDRPFRTLCKRLGAGYAVSEMVTSRKDLWNSLKTSRRADHTGETAPIAVQIAGTEPGMMAEAAAYNIDRGAQIIDINMGCPAKKVCNKWAGSALMRDEPGAIAIVEAVVAACAPRGVPVTLKMRTGWCDTERNAVALARAAEAAGVAMVTVHGRTREQGYKGQAEYETVAAVKAALGIPVVANGDIDSPEKALAVLQATGADALMIGRAAQGRPWIFREIAHFLATGTHLPPPETREVQAWLTEHLRDHYTLYGEDAGVRSARKHIGWAVRALPGGEAFRAAMNTLDDCEAQLRAVTTFFEALADTHRLLPSTPPAANQDALAQQA, from the coding sequence ATGCGCATCGGCCCCCATGAGCTGCCGAACCATCTGTTCGTTGCCCCGATGGCCGGGGTGACGGACCGGCCGTTTCGCACGCTGTGCAAGCGCCTGGGGGCAGGCTATGCGGTCAGCGAGATGGTCACCTCGCGCAAGGACCTGTGGAATTCGCTCAAGACCTCGCGCCGGGCCGACCACACCGGTGAGACTGCCCCCATCGCGGTGCAGATCGCCGGCACCGAGCCGGGCATGATGGCCGAGGCCGCCGCCTACAACATCGACCGCGGCGCCCAGATCATCGACATCAACATGGGCTGCCCGGCCAAGAAGGTCTGCAACAAATGGGCGGGCTCGGCCCTGATGCGCGACGAGCCAGGCGCCATCGCCATCGTCGAGGCCGTGGTGGCCGCCTGCGCCCCGCGCGGCGTGCCCGTGACACTGAAGATGCGCACCGGCTGGTGCGACACCGAGCGCAATGCCGTGGCCCTGGCGCGCGCCGCCGAGGCCGCCGGCGTGGCCATGGTGACGGTGCATGGCCGCACCCGCGAGCAGGGCTACAAGGGCCAGGCCGAGTACGAGACTGTGGCCGCGGTGAAGGCCGCGCTGGGCATCCCGGTGGTGGCCAACGGCGACATCGATTCGCCCGAAAAGGCGCTGGCGGTGCTGCAGGCCACGGGCGCCGATGCCCTGATGATCGGCCGCGCGGCCCAGGGCCGGCCCTGGATCTTCCGCGAGATCGCCCACTTCCTGGCCACCGGCACCCACCTGCCCCCGCCCGAGACGCGCGAGGTGCAGGCCTGGCTGACCGAGCATCTGCGCGACCACTACACGCTCTACGGCGAGGACGCGGGCGTGCGCAGCGCGCGCAAGCACATCGGCTGGGCGGTGCGCGCCCTGCCCGGCGGCGAGGCCTTCCGCGCCGCCATGAACACCCTGGACGACTGCGAGGCACAGCTGCGCGCGGTCACCACCTTCTTCGAGGCCCTGGCCGACACCCACCGGCTGCTGCCCTCGACCCCACCGGCTGCCAACCAGGACGCGCTTGCACAACAAGCCTGA
- a CDS encoding YqaA family protein, with protein sequence MDSWMHTLLSWLALPEFGLSTLFLVALLSATLLPMGSEAVLFGLVKLNPELLWPAIVVATLGNTVGGAITWWTGYGAERAYEHLRHRPPREVRLLQWLQRFGPRACLVSWLPIVGDPLCALAGWLRLPFWPCVGYMMVGKFLRYVVMTLALLGWFPGAWQP encoded by the coding sequence ATGGATTCCTGGATGCACACCCTGCTGTCCTGGCTGGCCCTGCCGGAGTTCGGCCTGAGCACGCTGTTCCTGGTGGCCCTGCTGTCGGCCACCCTGCTGCCCATGGGGTCGGAGGCGGTGCTGTTCGGCCTGGTCAAGCTCAACCCCGAACTGCTGTGGCCGGCCATCGTGGTGGCCACGCTGGGCAACACCGTCGGCGGCGCCATCACCTGGTGGACGGGCTACGGGGCCGAGCGCGCCTACGAGCACCTGCGCCACCGCCCACCCCGGGAGGTCCGCCTGCTGCAATGGCTGCAGCGCTTCGGCCCGCGGGCCTGCCTGGTCAGCTGGCTGCCCATCGTGGGTGACCCGCTGTGTGCGCTGGCCGGCTGGCTGCGCCTGCCCTTCTGGCCCTGCGTGGGCTACATGATGGTGGGCAAGTTCCTGCGCTATGTGGTGATGACGCTGGCCCTGCTGGGCTGGTTCCCGGGCGCCTGGCAACCCTGA